The DNA segment CCTGTCTCAAGATTTAAATATACGTTGCAATAACTAACATAATGATGGCAAACACGGCGAGAACGCCGAGGAACGGCGCCACCCATTTAATCCATTTGTCATAAGGTACACCGGCGAGCTCAAGGGATGGCAAAATGAGGCCTGTCGGTGTGAGAAATGCCATCCAGCCCTGTCCGTAGTTATAGGCCGTTACGACGACGTCACGACTGATATTGACCGTATCTGCAAGGGGCGCAAAAATTGGCATGGAAAGCGTCGCAAGACCTGAGGACGATGGAATAAAAAGTCCCAGTATGGAGAAAATCCCCATGTGAACCACGGAGAAGATACCGCCGTTCATGCCGTCGACAAAGTTTGCCGTATAATACAGTATAGTATCAGAAATCATGCCGTTGTCCATAACAATATTGACGGCACGTGCCACGCCGCAAACAATGGCAACGGACACCAAATCTGCCGCGCCGGCTAGAAAAGTATTCACAGCCTGCTTTTCACCCAGTCCGGAGATGACCATATTCAACATGGCGGTCACCATAAAAATAGCGGACATTTCAGTAAACCACCAGCCCTGTGTGAAATCGCCCCACACCATAATAGGGAACCCGAGCATAAAAATGAGCAGTGTCAGCTTGCGAGATGTGGTGAATTCATAGTCACCGTCCGCCTCCGATTCGTTTTGAAGCTCACGAAGATGGGCCATTTCAAGGGACACGACAGAGCGGGATGGATCGTTCTTGACTCGGTTCGCATAGCGATAGATAAAGAATAGATTGAGGACGCATGCGCCGATCAGTCCGATCACCCGCATGCCCAGACCCAATTTGAAATTGATGCCGGCAGCGGTCGATCCGATAATAATGGAGAACGGATTCACCGTAGAGAACATCGTCCCCACACTGCTCGCCATAAAAATAACCGC comes from the Peptoniphilus equinus genome and includes:
- a CDS encoding YfcC family protein; translation: METKQQKKKRTFPTALTVLFLVLAFACVLTYVIPAGQYQRMSYNSDSGFFEVVDQSGNVTELPGEQKTLDDLNISITMDKFTGGDITKPIAVPNTYQSIESNPQGIGAFLKAPIDGVVDTADIMIFILMIGGNIGILNASGSINAGMAALSKKTKGKEFLLLVVIYLLIALGGTTFGLAEETIALYPILMPVFFAAGYDAMTLVAVIFMASSVGTMFSTVNPFSIIIGSTAAGINFKLGLGMRVIGLIGACVLNLFFIYRYANRVKNDPSRSVVSLEMAHLRELQNESEADGDYEFTTSRKLTLLIFMLGFPIMVWGDFTQGWWFTEMSAIFMVTAMLNMVISGLGEKQAVNTFLAGAADLVSVAIVCGVARAVNIVMDNGMISDTILYYTANFVDGMNGGIFSVVHMGIFSILGLFIPSSSGLATLSMPIFAPLADTVNISRDVVVTAYNYGQGWMAFLTPTGLILPSLELAGVPYDKWIKWVAPFLGVLAVFAIIMLVIATYI